The following are encoded together in the Bactrocera neohumeralis isolate Rockhampton chromosome 6, APGP_CSIRO_Bneo_wtdbg2-racon-allhic-juicebox.fasta_v2, whole genome shotgun sequence genome:
- the LOC126761348 gene encoding uncharacterized protein LOC126761348 isoform X1: protein MSTRSTRALRVRNDAPCVFTLVARVFCMLVAFSGSVNAKVYDRCELAQVLHNRHRLDLHEVATWTCIAQHSSDFNTEAYAGGLAGGSHGLFQISDVFWCSPPGKGFACNLPCERLRDADLTDDLRCLRIIYDEHQRLSGDGYNAWNAYQQFCRHGVESYVADCFPNQRIAPVAQQTFTHTAFASAPAPYYTSNDLAVHTNSINNGYSTHKRGKIYDRCELAQELYYKHKMPMEQIPTWVCIAQHESNFDTSAVGRLNADGSADHGLFQISDLYWCSHDRYSGGKACGLQCTKLLDNDISDDVRCIKRIHGEHTRISGDGFTAWSVYNRDCRNQQYSFISACFQEPPLQHAAKTHVQTAPSHTFPSFQAHPAFPQTSLQPQFQSNPFLQHIGVPQESKQTLQKHHQHKYTSPKIVTQTHNPQTHKGKVYKRCELAQELYFKHKFPMQDIATWVCIAQHESNYDTAAVGRLNGDGSADHGLFQISDLYWCAHDSFGGKACNIPCAKLLDSDITDDVRCIRIIHEEHTRISGDGFTAWTVYNHHCRDQQIEQVSACFDTNEISKTQVIGGSSNNNYHNVIATTTTALALPAAKGKVYKECELAQELYYKHKMPMEQIPTWVCIAKHESSFNTAAVGRLNADGSEDHGLFQISDLYWCTHDEYGGKACNIPCHKLLDSDISDDVRCIKTIYAEHTRISGDGFTAWTVYNRNCRNQRLERVASCFPEEDLHKSQHTQPAVEINTVAHDETGVAVGKGKIYQKCELAQELYFKHKMPMKDVPTWVCIAQHESSFNTAAVGRLNADGSADHGLFQISDLYWCSHEDANGKACHISCNKLLDNDITDDVRCVKTIYEEHTRLSGDGFTAWTVYNRNCRNQQLERISACFDSKLLQQAQQANEIPQREPTTYLTQSSNINQITTLPNKIKHRDELNHPFVNNPFLNQFSAVKFVPTTMKPKTTAKPISHYGVTNEIVAAKADFVNNPFLNQFIQTQQKPHSAAKVPQTVTNTNFIPAVPTTAPYAANPFLSKYQPTETKQQTLTPTIIQHPQKQSYHSNPFLSKYTGQSASFSLTETTNKKPFNAAIQSVQLTLPKPQTSQQQNFHSNPFLTQFIEQPSSLTAHKPVSAVNPPRSQIVAQYQNNPFLQQISAASQTSAIQASSQTQQQHVRPTPSSTEKTKLHVYPTKPYVNSEVFRTTPVKISASATDHKSSTETKVSATAKPITTTTRKPQTQTTKHYYTTLLTTTTTKRPTTVATVIRKPTTNNAGSATKRPSTTWNWQQVQSAKATSTTGQPVTQRPSTQRPTSRLTTTRQPIIQRPTTRQPTTRQSTTRLPTTRQTTTQQPTTRQPATRLPTTKAKPQISTTRAPQTTPRSTKLSNNQKTPINKGKTPTSSTWTTTRKPQTTKNPGLYQEKKTTWNAFATANTKRPTVTTKNVEIQKPLTTTTTRRPTTTQNAGLRKPTTAATTRKPTAKPSTTKTTSKNTNDKTANLRVTTTTTRRPGTSARTPVTQKTTATIKTTTTKRPTTTTQRTTKRATPNSKTSSNYSTTKVQQPHYATTTTRKPTTSVRTPTTRNTFAVTKPPANAQPSRRPATASLNNFSTTKVPYTTKQITTTTPFTQYTKPSTQKPKVTTTKPTALAKTTSTTRGTTRKPALYVASATKQKPNVTRNPVHTTPTKASLTVTTAKYRDDPFSHPFFDKYKEQFKVFATTTTRKPTSAVKQHPVQAHFGEESEYYKQFRDHAADSAKTIYAYAFGQNGTLAGHYGR from the coding sequence ATGTCAACGCGTTCGACGCGAGCTCTGCGTGTACGCAATGACGCGCCTTGCGTTTTCACGCTTGTCGCGCGCGTTTTTTGCATGCTGGTCGCTTTCAGCGGTAGCGTCAATGCCAAGGTGTACGATCGTTGCGAGTTGGCGCAAGTGTTGCACAATCGGCATCGACTCGATTTGCATGAGGTCGCGACGTGGACTTGCATAGCGCAGCATTCGAGCGATTTCAATACGGAGGCTTACGCGGGTGGGCTGGCTGGCGGTTCACACGGTCTCTTCCAGATAAGCGATGTGTTTTGGTGTTCGCCACCAGGCAAAGGATTCGCCTGTAATTTACCTTGTGAACGTTTAAGGGACGCCGATTTGACGGATGACTTACGCTGCTTGCGTATTATCTACGACGAGCACCAACGGCTTTCCGGTGACGGTTATAATGCATGGAATGCTTATCAGCAGTTTTGTCGTCATGGTGTCGAGAGTTATGTCGCAGACTGTTTTCCAAATCAACGCATAGCGCCTGTGGCTCAACAGACATTCACGCACACCGCTTTTGCCAGCGCGCCAGCGCCGTATTATACATCCAACGACTTGGCGGTGCACACGAACTCCATAAATAACGGTTATTCCACGCATAAACGCGGCAAGATCTACGATCGCTGTGAGCTGGCGCAGGAGCTGTACTACAAGCACAAAATGCCGATGGAACAGATACCCACCTGGGTTTGTATTGCACAACATGAGTCCAACTTCGATACCTCGGCTGTGGGACGTCTAAATGCTGACGGTAGCGCCGATCATGGACTCTTTCAAATCAGCGATCTCTACTGGTGTTCGCATGATCGTTATAGTGGCGGCAAGGCTTGCGGCCTGCAATGTACGAAGCTGCTGGACAACGATATCAGCGACGATGTGCGTTGCATCAAGCGCATTCATGGTGAACACACGCGCATTTCAGGTGACGGTTTCACCGCTTGGTCCGTCTACAATCGCGACTGTCGCAACCAGCAGTACTCATTTATATCCGCTTGCTTCCAAGAACCACCGTTACAACACGCAGCTAAAACACACGTTCAAACTGCACCCTCCCACACATTCCCCTCCTTCCAGGCGCATCCCGCATTCCCGCAGACATCCCTACAGCCGCAATTCCAGTCAAATCCCTTCCTTCAACACATTGGCGTTCCCCAGGAATCCAAACAAACACTACAAAAACACCACCAACACAAATACACATCCCCCAAAATTGTAACACAGACACACAATCCACAAACACACAAGGGTAAAGTTTATAAACGTTGTGAATTAGCTCAAGAATTGtattttaaacacaaatttcCAATGCAGGATATAGCTACGTGGGTGTGTATCGCCCAACATGAGTCCAACTACGATACAGCAGCGGTTGGACGGCTCAACGGCGACGGCAGCGCGGATCATGGACTCTTTCAAATCAGCGATCTCTACTGGTGTGCACACGACAGTTTTGGCGGCAAGGCGTGTAACATACCGTGCGCGAAATTACTCGATTCCGACATTACCGATGACGTACGCTGCATACGTATCATACACGAAGAGCACACACGCATTTCGGGCGACGGGTTTACAGCGTGGACGGTTTATAATCACCACTGTCGCGACCAGCAGATCGAACAAGTGTCGGCGTGTTTCGATACCAACGAGATAAGTAAGACACAGGTAATTGGCGGCAGTAGCAACAATAATTACCACAATGTAAtagcaaccacaacaacagcgcTGGCGTTGCCGGCGGCGAAGGGTAAGGTCTACAAGGAATGTGAGTTGGCGCAGGAACTCTACTACAAGCACAAAATGCCGATGGAACAGATACCCACCTGGGTTTGTATTGCTAAACATGAATCCAGTTTCAACACCGCCGCTGTGGGGCGTCTAAATGCCGATGGTAGCGAAGATCACGGACTCTTTCAAATCAGCGATCTCTATTGGTGCACGCATGATGAATACGGCGGTAAGGCGTGCAACATACCGTGCCACAAACTGCTCGACTCGGACATCAGCGATGATGTGCGTTGTATTAAAACCATATATGCCGAACACACACGTATTTCCGGCGACGGGTTTACAGCGTGGACGGTTTATAATCGAAATTGTCGCAATCAACGTTTGGAACGCGTGGCCAGTTGCTTTCCGGAGGAGGACTTGCACAAGTCACAGCATACACAACCTGCAGTGGAGATCAATACTGTCGCGCATGATGAAACCGGTGTCGCTGTTGGTAAGGGTAAAATCTATCAGAAATGTGAGCTGGCGCAAGAGTTGTACTTCAAGCACAAGATGCCGATGAAGGACGTGCCGACGTGGGTTTGTATCGCACAGCATGAATCTAGCTTCAACACTGCCGCTGTAGGACGTCTGAATGCCGACGGCAGCGCTGATCATGGACTCTTCCAGATTAGTGATCTCTATTGGTGTTCACATGAAGACGCCAACGGCAAAGCTTGCCACATTTCATGCAACAAGCTGCTGGACAATGATATCACAGATGACGTGCGTTGCGTGAAAACGATTTACGAAGAGCATACGCGTCTCAGCGGTGATGGCTTTACGGCGTGGACTGTTTATAATCGCAACTGCCGCAATCAGCAATTGGAACGGATAAGCGCGTGTTTCGACAGCAAACTGTTGCAGCAGGCGCAACAAGCCAACGAAATTCCGCAACGTGAGCCAACTACTTATCTTACACAATCCTCTAATATTAACCAAATAACCACTTTGCCGAATAAAATCAAACACAGAGATGAATTAAACCATCCATTTGTAAATAATCCCTTCCTTAATCAATTTAGTGCTGTGAAATTTGTGCCAACAACCATGAAACCTAAAACAACCGCGAAACCCATTTCACATTACGGCGTCACTAATGAAATTGTAGCTGCAAAAGCTGACTTTGTAAATAATCCATTCTTAAATCAATTCatacaaacacaacaaaaaccacACAGTGCCGCCAAAGTGCCACAAACTGTAACAAATACTAACTTTATTCCCGCTGTACCAACCACTGCCCCCTATGCTGCCAACCCCTTCCTAAGTAAATACCAGCCAACTGAAACTAAACAACAAACATTAACACCCACAATAATACAACATCCGCAAAAACAAAGTTATCACTCTAACCCATTTCTCTCCAAATATACCGGCCAGTCGGCAAGCTTCTCACTAACcgaaacaacaaataaaaaaccattcaatgctgccatacaaagcgTACAGTTAACACTGCCAAAACCGCAAACctcgcaacaacaaaatttccaCTCAAACCCATTTTTAACACAATTCATCGAACAGCCTTCAAGCTTAACTGCCCATAAGCCCGTATCTGCAGTTAACCCACCGCGAAGCCAAATAGTCGCACAATATCAGAATAATCCTTTTCTTCAACAAATTTCAGCAGCCTCTCAAACTAGCGCTATTCAAGCAAGCTCACAAACCCAACAACAACACGTACGTCCGACGCCGAGCAGCACTGAAAAGACCAAGCTACATGTTTACCCCACAAAGCCCTATGTGAATAGTGAGGTGTTTCGTACAACACCAGTCAAAATATCTGCTTCCGCTACGGATCACAAGTCAAGCACCGAAACCAAAGTTTCCGCTACAGCAAAACCGATAACCACAACCACCCGAAAACCCCAAACTCAAACTACGAAACATTATTATACCACATTACTCACAACCACCACCACAAAGAGGCCCACAACAGTGGCAACCGTTATACGAAAACCCACAACAAATAATGCAGGAAGCGCGACTAAGCGACCGAGCACTACATGGAACTGGCAACAAGTACAGTCCGCGAAAGCCACAAGCACAACTGGACAACCAGTAACTCAGCGACCGTCAACTCAGCGACCAACATCTAGGCTAACGACAACTCGACAACCAATAATTCAGCGACCAACAACTCGGCAACCGACAACCAGGCAATCGACAACTCGACTACCGACAACTCGGCAAACGACGACCCAGCAACCGACAACTCGGCAACCGGCAACTCGACTACCGACAACGAAGGCAAAACCGCAAATAAGCACAACCCGTGCGCCACAAACTACGCCGAGATCAACCAAACTGTCCAATAACCAGAAGACGCCAATAAACAAAGGAAAAACACCGACATCATCGACGTGGACAACAACGAGAAAACCACAGACTACGAAGAATCCCGGATTGTACCAAGAAAAGAAGACTACTTGGAACGCATTCGCCACGGCAAATACGAAAAGACCGACTGTAACCACTAAAAACGTTGAAATCCAGAAACCGCTAACGACTACAACAACCAGAAGGCCAACAACCACACAGAACGCTGGACTTCGAAAACCCACAACTGCCGCAACAACAAGAAAACCAACTGCTAAACCAAGTACCACCAAAACTACCTCAAAGAATACTAACGACAAAACTGCCAACCTTAGAGTCACTACCACTACAACACGTAGACCCGGAACCAGCGCAAGAACGCCGGTAACACAAAAGACTACCGCTACTATAAAGACTACCACTACTAAGCGCCCAACTACAACAACGCAAAGAACAACTAAACGCGCAACACCTAATAGTAAAACTAGTTCTAATTACAGTACAACAAAAGTGCAACAACCACATTACGCCACAACCACGACTAGAAAACCGACGACAAGTGTCAGAACGCCGACAACGCGAAACACTTTCGCTGTCACAAAGCCACCAGCCAACGCTCAGCCGTCTAGGCGTCCAGCGACAGCAAGTCTAAATAATTTTAGTACCACAAAAGTGCCATATACGACTAagcaaattacaacaacaacgccgtTTACCCAGTACACCAAACCAAGTACACAAAAACCAAAAGTCACCACAACAAAACCGACAGCATTGGCGAAAACTACCAGCACGACACGTGGAACTACGCGAAAACCCGCTCTATATGTCGCGAGCGCAACGAAACAAAAACCGAATGTCACGCGAAATCCAGTCCATACTACACCTACGAAAGCCTCACTAACCGTAACAACAGCCAAATACCGCGATGATCCGTTCAGCCACCCGTTCTTTGACAAATACAAGGAACAATTCAAAGTATTCGCCACGACAACGACACGAAAGCCCACGAGTGCCGTCAAACAGCATCCGGTGCAAGCACACTTCGGCGAGGAGAGCGAATACTATAAGCAATTCCGAGATCATGCAGCCGACAGCGCGAAGACCATTTATGCCTATGCCTTTGGACAAAATGGCACGCTGGCTGGACATTACGGTAGGTAG
- the LOC126761348 gene encoding uncharacterized protein LOC126761348 isoform X2, translated as MSTRSTRALRVRNDAPCVFTLVARVFCMLVAFSGSVNAKVYDRCELAQVLHNRHRLDLHEVATWTCIAQHSSDFNTEAYAGGLAGGSHGLFQISDVFWCSPPGKGFACNLPCERLRDADLTDDLRCLRIIYDEHQRLSGDGYNAWNAYQQFCRHGVESYVADCFPNQRIAPVAQQTFTHTAFASAPAPYYTSNDLAVHTNSINNGYSTHKRGKIYDRCELAQELYYKHKMPMEQIPTWVCIAQHESNFDTSAVGRLNADGSADHGLFQISDLYWCSHDRYSGGKACGLQCTKLLDNDISDDVRCIKRIHGEHTRISGDGFTAWSVYNRDCRNQQYSFISACFQEPPLQHAAKTHVQTAPSHTFPSFQAHPAFPQTSLQPQFQSNPFLQHIGVPQESKQTLQKHHQHKYTSPKIVTQTHNPQTHKGKVYKRCELAQELYFKHKFPMQDIATWVCIAQHESNYDTAAVGRLNGDGSADHGLFQISDLYWCAHDSFGGKACNIPCAKLLDSDITDDVRCIRIIHEEHTRISGDGFTAWTVYNHHCRDQQIEQVSACFDTNEISKTQVIGGSSNNNYHNVIATTTTALALPAAKGKVYKECELAQELYYKHKMPMEQIPTWVCIAKHESSFNTAAVGRLNADGSEDHGLFQISDLYWCTHDEYGGKACNIPCHKLLDSDISDDVRCIKTIYAEHTRISGDGFTAWTVYNRNCRNQRLERVASCFPEEDLHKSQHTQPAVEINTVAHDETGVAVGKGKIYQKCELAQELYFKHKMPMKDVPTWVCIAQHESSFNTAAVGRLNADGSADHGLFQISDLYWCSHEDANGKACHISCNKLLDNDITDDVRCVKTIYEEHTRLSGDGFTAWTVYNRNCRNQQLERISACFDSKLLQQAQQANEIPQPASQTSAIQASSQTQQQHVRPTPSSTEKTKLHVYPTKPYVNSEVFRTTPVKISASATDHKSSTETKVSATAKPITTTTRKPQTQTTKHYYTTLLTTTTTKRPTTVATVIRKPTTNNAGSATKRPSTTWNWQQVQSAKATSTTGQPVTQRPSTQRPTSRLTTTRQPIIQRPTTRQPTTRQSTTRLPTTRQTTTQQPTTRQPATRLPTTKAKPQISTTRAPQTTPRSTKLSNNQKTPINKGKTPTSSTWTTTRKPQTTKNPGLYQEKKTTWNAFATANTKRPTVTTKNVEIQKPLTTTTTRRPTTTQNAGLRKPTTAATTRKPTAKPSTTKTTSKNTNDKTANLRVTTTTTRRPGTSARTPVTQKTTATIKTTTTKRPTTTTQRTTKRATPNSKTSSNYSTTKVQQPHYATTTTRKPTTSVRTPTTRNTFAVTKPPANAQPSRRPATASLNNFSTTKVPYTTKQITTTTPFTQYTKPSTQKPKVTTTKPTALAKTTSTTRGTTRKPALYVASATKQKPNVTRNPVHTTPTKASLTVTTAKYRDDPFSHPFFDKYKEQFKVFATTTTRKPTSAVKQHPVQAHFGEESEYYKQFRDHAADSAKTIYAYAFGQNGTLAGHYGR; from the exons ATGTCAACGCGTTCGACGCGAGCTCTGCGTGTACGCAATGACGCGCCTTGCGTTTTCACGCTTGTCGCGCGCGTTTTTTGCATGCTGGTCGCTTTCAGCGGTAGCGTCAATGCCAAGGTGTACGATCGTTGCGAGTTGGCGCAAGTGTTGCACAATCGGCATCGACTCGATTTGCATGAGGTCGCGACGTGGACTTGCATAGCGCAGCATTCGAGCGATTTCAATACGGAGGCTTACGCGGGTGGGCTGGCTGGCGGTTCACACGGTCTCTTCCAGATAAGCGATGTGTTTTGGTGTTCGCCACCAGGCAAAGGATTCGCCTGTAATTTACCTTGTGAACGTTTAAGGGACGCCGATTTGACGGATGACTTACGCTGCTTGCGTATTATCTACGACGAGCACCAACGGCTTTCCGGTGACGGTTATAATGCATGGAATGCTTATCAGCAGTTTTGTCGTCATGGTGTCGAGAGTTATGTCGCAGACTGTTTTCCAAATCAACGCATAGCGCCTGTGGCTCAACAGACATTCACGCACACCGCTTTTGCCAGCGCGCCAGCGCCGTATTATACATCCAACGACTTGGCGGTGCACACGAACTCCATAAATAACGGTTATTCCACGCATAAACGCGGCAAGATCTACGATCGCTGTGAGCTGGCGCAGGAGCTGTACTACAAGCACAAAATGCCGATGGAACAGATACCCACCTGGGTTTGTATTGCACAACATGAGTCCAACTTCGATACCTCGGCTGTGGGACGTCTAAATGCTGACGGTAGCGCCGATCATGGACTCTTTCAAATCAGCGATCTCTACTGGTGTTCGCATGATCGTTATAGTGGCGGCAAGGCTTGCGGCCTGCAATGTACGAAGCTGCTGGACAACGATATCAGCGACGATGTGCGTTGCATCAAGCGCATTCATGGTGAACACACGCGCATTTCAGGTGACGGTTTCACCGCTTGGTCCGTCTACAATCGCGACTGTCGCAACCAGCAGTACTCATTTATATCCGCTTGCTTCCAAGAACCACCGTTACAACACGCAGCTAAAACACACGTTCAAACTGCACCCTCCCACACATTCCCCTCCTTCCAGGCGCATCCCGCATTCCCGCAGACATCCCTACAGCCGCAATTCCAGTCAAATCCCTTCCTTCAACACATTGGCGTTCCCCAGGAATCCAAACAAACACTACAAAAACACCACCAACACAAATACACATCCCCCAAAATTGTAACACAGACACACAATCCACAAACACACAAGGGTAAAGTTTATAAACGTTGTGAATTAGCTCAAGAATTGtattttaaacacaaatttcCAATGCAGGATATAGCTACGTGGGTGTGTATCGCCCAACATGAGTCCAACTACGATACAGCAGCGGTTGGACGGCTCAACGGCGACGGCAGCGCGGATCATGGACTCTTTCAAATCAGCGATCTCTACTGGTGTGCACACGACAGTTTTGGCGGCAAGGCGTGTAACATACCGTGCGCGAAATTACTCGATTCCGACATTACCGATGACGTACGCTGCATACGTATCATACACGAAGAGCACACACGCATTTCGGGCGACGGGTTTACAGCGTGGACGGTTTATAATCACCACTGTCGCGACCAGCAGATCGAACAAGTGTCGGCGTGTTTCGATACCAACGAGATAAGTAAGACACAGGTAATTGGCGGCAGTAGCAACAATAATTACCACAATGTAAtagcaaccacaacaacagcgcTGGCGTTGCCGGCGGCGAAGGGTAAGGTCTACAAGGAATGTGAGTTGGCGCAGGAACTCTACTACAAGCACAAAATGCCGATGGAACAGATACCCACCTGGGTTTGTATTGCTAAACATGAATCCAGTTTCAACACCGCCGCTGTGGGGCGTCTAAATGCCGATGGTAGCGAAGATCACGGACTCTTTCAAATCAGCGATCTCTATTGGTGCACGCATGATGAATACGGCGGTAAGGCGTGCAACATACCGTGCCACAAACTGCTCGACTCGGACATCAGCGATGATGTGCGTTGTATTAAAACCATATATGCCGAACACACACGTATTTCCGGCGACGGGTTTACAGCGTGGACGGTTTATAATCGAAATTGTCGCAATCAACGTTTGGAACGCGTGGCCAGTTGCTTTCCGGAGGAGGACTTGCACAAGTCACAGCATACACAACCTGCAGTGGAGATCAATACTGTCGCGCATGATGAAACCGGTGTCGCTGTTGGTAAGGGTAAAATCTATCAGAAATGTGAGCTGGCGCAAGAGTTGTACTTCAAGCACAAGATGCCGATGAAGGACGTGCCGACGTGGGTTTGTATCGCACAGCATGAATCTAGCTTCAACACTGCCGCTGTAGGACGTCTGAATGCCGACGGCAGCGCTGATCATGGACTCTTCCAGATTAGTGATCTCTATTGGTGTTCACATGAAGACGCCAACGGCAAAGCTTGCCACATTTCATGCAACAAGCTGCTGGACAATGATATCACAGATGACGTGCGTTGCGTGAAAACGATTTACGAAGAGCATACGCGTCTCAGCGGTGATGGCTTTACGGCGTGGACTGTTTATAATCGCAACTGCCGCAATCAGCAATTGGAACGGATAAGCGCGTGTTTCGACAGCAAACTGTTGCAGCAGGCGCAACAAGCCAACGAAATTCCGCAAC CAGCCTCTCAAACTAGCGCTATTCAAGCAAGCTCACAAACCCAACAACAACACGTACGTCCGACGCCGAGCAGCACTGAAAAGACCAAGCTACATGTTTACCCCACAAAGCCCTATGTGAATAGTGAGGTGTTTCGTACAACACCAGTCAAAATATCTGCTTCCGCTACGGATCACAAGTCAAGCACCGAAACCAAAGTTTCCGCTACAGCAAAACCGATAACCACAACCACCCGAAAACCCCAAACTCAAACTACGAAACATTATTATACCACATTACTCACAACCACCACCACAAAGAGGCCCACAACAGTGGCAACCGTTATACGAAAACCCACAACAAATAATGCAGGAAGCGCGACTAAGCGACCGAGCACTACATGGAACTGGCAACAAGTACAGTCCGCGAAAGCCACAAGCACAACTGGACAACCAGTAACTCAGCGACCGTCAACTCAGCGACCAACATCTAGGCTAACGACAACTCGACAACCAATAATTCAGCGACCAACAACTCGGCAACCGACAACCAGGCAATCGACAACTCGACTACCGACAACTCGGCAAACGACGACCCAGCAACCGACAACTCGGCAACCGGCAACTCGACTACCGACAACGAAGGCAAAACCGCAAATAAGCACAACCCGTGCGCCACAAACTACGCCGAGATCAACCAAACTGTCCAATAACCAGAAGACGCCAATAAACAAAGGAAAAACACCGACATCATCGACGTGGACAACAACGAGAAAACCACAGACTACGAAGAATCCCGGATTGTACCAAGAAAAGAAGACTACTTGGAACGCATTCGCCACGGCAAATACGAAAAGACCGACTGTAACCACTAAAAACGTTGAAATCCAGAAACCGCTAACGACTACAACAACCAGAAGGCCAACAACCACACAGAACGCTGGACTTCGAAAACCCACAACTGCCGCAACAACAAGAAAACCAACTGCTAAACCAAGTACCACCAAAACTACCTCAAAGAATACTAACGACAAAACTGCCAACCTTAGAGTCACTACCACTACAACACGTAGACCCGGAACCAGCGCAAGAACGCCGGTAACACAAAAGACTACCGCTACTATAAAGACTACCACTACTAAGCGCCCAACTACAACAACGCAAAGAACAACTAAACGCGCAACACCTAATAGTAAAACTAGTTCTAATTACAGTACAACAAAAGTGCAACAACCACATTACGCCACAACCACGACTAGAAAACCGACGACAAGTGTCAGAACGCCGACAACGCGAAACACTTTCGCTGTCACAAAGCCACCAGCCAACGCTCAGCCGTCTAGGCGTCCAGCGACAGCAAGTCTAAATAATTTTAGTACCACAAAAGTGCCATATACGACTAagcaaattacaacaacaacgccgtTTACCCAGTACACCAAACCAAGTACACAAAAACCAAAAGTCACCACAACAAAACCGACAGCATTGGCGAAAACTACCAGCACGACACGTGGAACTACGCGAAAACCCGCTCTATATGTCGCGAGCGCAACGAAACAAAAACCGAATGTCACGCGAAATCCAGTCCATACTACACCTACGAAAGCCTCACTAACCGTAACAACAGCCAAATACCGCGATGATCCGTTCAGCCACCCGTTCTTTGACAAATACAAGGAACAATTCAAAGTATTCGCCACGACAACGACACGAAAGCCCACGAGTGCCGTCAAACAGCATCCGGTGCAAGCACACTTCGGCGAGGAGAGCGAATACTATAAGCAATTCCGAGATCATGCAGCCGACAGCGCGAAGACCATTTATGCCTATGCCTTTGGACAAAATGGCACGCTGGCTGGACATTACGGTAGGTAG